A window from uncultured Desulfobacter sp. encodes these proteins:
- a CDS encoding sigma-54 dependent transcriptional regulator: MKKLHFILGRADGLTGIQERLSSVYHIDSNRQLSAALQVFRRTRPEFVFIDIELLQQAAAESSYKAVFQTISLVCPNINIVIMAPPELLPEAVKVVHEGADSYLTYPLVPDELRLVVDSIIEQTRAESELDYLREQIWQEDEFELLHTKSPAMKSVFEKIRAVAATKSTVLLTGETGSGKGFTARLIHRLSSRKNERFIEVHCGAIPDTLIESEMFGHEKGAFTGAIKRKLGKFEIARNGTIFLDEIGTITPPAQIKLLQVIQDGVFHRVGSEEDIRADVRIIAATNIDLRQLCQDKLFRSDLYYRLNVFPVELPPLKERKEDIPQLAELFLAKLNTFHAKDITEVHPKVLEAFLAYSWPGNIRELENILERAYILEKNSILRPQNFPVELFTYPPKPAAGIIDHNLTLAEVRKKELDRIEHKYLDLLLTKCNGKINATAAAAGITTRQLHKLMKKHALFKENYKHTGKTV; the protein is encoded by the coding sequence TTGAAAAAGCTTCATTTTATCCTCGGGCGGGCAGATGGTTTAACGGGCATCCAGGAACGCCTCTCTTCGGTGTATCATATTGATTCCAATCGGCAATTAAGTGCGGCCCTTCAGGTTTTCCGCCGCACCCGGCCTGAGTTTGTATTTATAGATATAGAGCTCCTTCAGCAAGCTGCGGCTGAAAGCAGCTACAAGGCTGTTTTTCAGACCATCAGTCTGGTCTGTCCCAATATCAATATTGTGATTATGGCTCCGCCTGAACTGCTGCCCGAGGCTGTCAAAGTTGTCCATGAAGGTGCCGACTCCTATTTGACCTATCCGCTGGTCCCTGATGAACTTCGGCTGGTGGTTGACAGTATTATTGAACAGACCCGGGCCGAATCGGAACTGGATTATCTGCGGGAGCAGATTTGGCAGGAGGACGAGTTTGAACTGCTCCATACCAAAAGTCCGGCGATGAAATCGGTATTTGAAAAAATCCGGGCCGTGGCCGCCACAAAAAGCACCGTGCTGTTAACCGGGGAAACCGGAAGCGGAAAAGGGTTTACCGCCCGGTTGATTCACAGGCTCTCTTCAAGAAAAAATGAGCGGTTTATTGAAGTTCATTGCGGCGCGATTCCCGATACGCTGATAGAAAGTGAGATGTTCGGTCATGAAAAAGGCGCGTTCACTGGTGCAATCAAACGCAAACTGGGTAAATTTGAGATTGCCCGGAACGGCACCATTTTTTTGGATGAAATCGGCACCATAACGCCGCCGGCACAGATCAAGCTGCTCCAGGTTATTCAGGATGGCGTTTTTCACCGGGTGGGCAGTGAAGAAGATATCCGGGCTGATGTGCGCATCATTGCAGCGACCAACATTGATTTAAGGCAGTTGTGCCAAGACAAGCTGTTTCGTTCGGATCTGTATTACCGTCTGAACGTGTTCCCCGTGGAACTGCCGCCCCTTAAGGAAAGAAAAGAGGATATCCCCCAATTGGCGGAACTTTTTCTGGCCAAACTCAATACATTTCACGCCAAGGATATTACGGAAGTGCACCCTAAGGTCCTTGAGGCTTTTTTGGCCTATTCATGGCCGGGCAATATCAGAGAATTGGAAAATATCCTGGAGCGGGCCTATATTTTGGAAAAAAATTCAATTCTCAGGCCGCAAAATTTTCCGGTGGAACTGTTTACATATCCGCCCAAACCTGCAGCCGGCATTATTGACCACAATTTAACCCTTGCCGAAGTCAGGAAAAAGGAACTTGACAGAATAGAACATAAATACCTGGACCTGCTTTTAACAAAATGCAACGGGAAGATAAATGCCACCGCCGCCGCCGCCGGTATCACCACCCGTCAGCTTCATAAACTGATGAAAAAGCACGCCCTGTTCAAGGAAAATTATAAGCATACAGGTAAAACAGTATAA
- a CDS encoding S1-like domain-containing RNA-binding protein, translating into MPGKKTNIKNAWQHAKTQTGKSNISGTGHRISVGEYNRLSVQTRSDFGVYLNAGDERVLLPNKYAPERLSISDRLDVFVYTDSENRLVATTLKPAGVVGDFVFLIAKDVAPFGTFMDWGLEKDLLVPKNEQQDKLTPGKKYLVKICRDENTQRIYGTTKIAANCDKNTEALKIGQQVDLLVHTITTTGIMAVVDKRYYGVMYLNETYQKLFIGHTCKGYIMRLREDGKIDLTMKKPGYSSVPKSAEVILYRLNKSGGFIPCHDKSSPEEIRKRFSMSKKEFKRAVGNLYKKRLIELKNNGIGLVQ; encoded by the coding sequence ATGCCAGGAAAAAAGACAAACATTAAAAATGCATGGCAGCATGCAAAAACCCAGACAGGCAAATCTAATATATCAGGAACTGGACACCGCATTAGCGTGGGGGAATATAATCGGTTGAGTGTTCAAACCAGATCAGATTTTGGGGTCTATCTAAACGCCGGGGACGAGCGGGTTCTGCTGCCCAATAAATATGCCCCAGAGAGGCTGTCAATCAGCGATCGCCTTGATGTATTTGTGTATACGGATTCCGAAAATCGCCTGGTGGCAACCACATTAAAGCCCGCAGGCGTGGTCGGTGACTTTGTCTTTTTAATTGCCAAAGATGTTGCCCCATTCGGCACCTTTATGGACTGGGGACTGGAAAAGGATTTACTGGTTCCTAAAAACGAGCAGCAGGATAAGCTCACGCCCGGAAAAAAATATTTGGTCAAAATCTGCCGGGATGAAAACACACAACGAATCTACGGCACCACGAAAATTGCCGCCAATTGTGATAAAAATACAGAGGCCCTGAAAATCGGACAGCAGGTGGACTTGCTTGTCCACACGATCACGACCACTGGGATCATGGCCGTGGTTGACAAACGATACTATGGGGTGATGTACCTGAATGAAACCTACCAGAAATTATTTATCGGGCACACCTGCAAAGGGTATATCATGCGGCTCAGGGAAGATGGTAAAATTGATCTGACCATGAAAAAGCCCGGGTACTCATCGGTCCCCAAATCGGCAGAAGTCATTTTATACCGATTAAATAAATCCGGGGGATTTATCCCCTGTCATGATAAAAGTTCCCCCGAAGAGATCCGCAAACGGTTTTCCATGAGCAAAAAAGAATTCAAACGGGCCGTGGGAAATCTGTATAAAAAGAGACTGATTGAATTAAAAAACAATGGGATCGGCCTCGTACAATAA
- a CDS encoding heparan-alpha-glucosaminide N-acetyltransferase domain-containing protein, whose product MDSILGRQTKRIQGYDLARGVAILLMVLIDCKGFFCTNETAPEWLYAVFEYMDRRAAAALVIISGAGLTLMIGRAGSIKGRNTLFKRSVFLMLCGMLVSSIWKADILHFYGFFILIGLAMARVSSPGLLIGAAAFWLVSFIGRSDYVHGYLVHFTAWSLRDQLANLFFTGFYPIFPWAALYILGMWLGRQDFKNRQVAITLLGSGLLAVLISECAGYFVPGMALKTMISHGASDETAAFIFILLSKLTVIDLTLPSPVSIISGAGTALCVISLSFLYALDRQNQGLPQYLLIAGKNSLSLYVLHILFIKGVEHIPGMGDDYPVLWCTAGAILFIAAYTLLMRQWLKKFAMGPLESAMRNFPFVKGFRAIKRYPDPSVG is encoded by the coding sequence ATGGACAGTATTTTAGGGCGCCAAACAAAAAGGATACAAGGATACGACCTGGCAAGGGGCGTGGCCATACTCCTCATGGTGCTGATTGATTGTAAAGGTTTTTTCTGCACAAACGAAACCGCTCCGGAATGGCTTTATGCGGTTTTTGAATATATGGACCGAAGAGCGGCAGCGGCTCTGGTAATCATATCCGGTGCGGGTCTAACCCTGATGATAGGCAGGGCCGGTTCAATTAAAGGGCGGAACACACTTTTTAAGCGGTCTGTCTTTCTTATGCTTTGCGGCATGCTCGTTTCCAGCATATGGAAGGCAGATATCCTCCATTTTTACGGATTTTTTATTTTAATCGGACTGGCCATGGCGCGCGTTTCCAGTCCAGGTCTTTTGATCGGGGCAGCTGCCTTCTGGCTCGTCAGTTTTATAGGGCGCTCGGATTATGTTCACGGCTACCTGGTTCATTTTACTGCGTGGAGTCTGCGGGATCAGCTTGCCAACCTTTTTTTCACAGGATTTTACCCGATTTTTCCATGGGCTGCGCTCTACATTTTAGGCATGTGGCTGGGACGGCAGGATTTTAAAAACCGCCAAGTCGCCATAACGCTTTTGGGTTCAGGCCTGTTAGCGGTTCTGATATCGGAGTGTGCGGGATATTTTGTTCCCGGCATGGCCCTGAAAACCATGATATCGCACGGTGCATCGGATGAAACAGCCGCATTCATTTTTATCCTGCTGTCCAAACTGACCGTCATAGACCTGACGCTGCCAAGCCCGGTTTCCATTATTTCCGGGGCAGGCACAGCACTTTGTGTGATCTCGCTGAGCTTTTTGTATGCACTTGATCGTCAGAACCAGGGACTGCCGCAATATCTTCTGATTGCAGGGAAAAACTCATTATCCTTGTATGTGCTGCATATTCTTTTTATCAAGGGAGTTGAACACATTCCGGGCATGGGAGATGATTACCCGGTTCTCTGGTGTACTGCCGGGGCCATCCTTTTTATTGCGGCCTATACGCTGTTAATGCGTCAATGGCTGAAAAAATTTGCAATGGGCCCCCTTGAAAGTGCCATGAGAAATTTTCCCTTTGTCAAAGGATTCCGAGCCATTAAAAGATATCCTGATCCCAGCGTGGGATAA
- a CDS encoding replication-associated recombination protein A, giving the protein MDLFDHTASQDMAGAAPLAERMRPRRLEEVVGQDHITARGCLLERAVSEDRVFSMILWGPPGCGKTTLANVIAEQTKNQWVKISAVLSGVKEVRQIIDAAKERRRLHNRRTLLFVDEIHRFNKSQQDAFLFHVENGLITLIGATTENPSFEVNPALVSRCRVFALNSLSQDAIVQILNRALTDTDKGLGLSSEVFSKEAIEYIAAASDGDARAALTNLEACALNRGNAKTLDVEDVRTMVAQKLLRHDKAGEEHYNLISAFIKSVRGSDPDAAMYWLERMLAAGDDPIYILRRMIRLATEDIGLADPGALTMAMNADASFRRLGRPEGDGSLFQAAAYLATAPKSNAVYLAQKQVQDAVKKHGALPVPMHIRNAPTQLMKQMGYGNGYKYAHDYKHGYAAQSYLPEPLDGERFYHPSARGYEKTVKQRLEAWLDLKKNAGNT; this is encoded by the coding sequence ATGGACCTTTTTGATCATACCGCCAGTCAAGACATGGCGGGGGCGGCGCCATTGGCCGAACGTATGCGGCCCCGGCGGCTGGAAGAGGTTGTGGGTCAGGATCACATTACGGCCAGGGGCTGTTTGCTTGAACGTGCCGTGTCCGAAGACCGGGTTTTTTCCATGATTCTCTGGGGCCCGCCGGGGTGCGGTAAGACCACTCTGGCCAATGTCATTGCTGAACAGACCAAAAATCAGTGGGTCAAAATTTCTGCCGTGCTGTCCGGCGTCAAGGAGGTCCGGCAGATTATTGATGCGGCAAAGGAGAGACGGCGGCTTCACAACCGTCGAACCCTGCTGTTTGTGGATGAGATTCATCGGTTTAACAAATCCCAGCAGGATGCTTTTCTCTTTCATGTGGAAAACGGGTTGATTACCTTGATCGGGGCCACCACGGAAAATCCTTCCTTTGAAGTCAATCCCGCCCTGGTCTCCAGATGCCGGGTCTTTGCACTGAACAGCCTGTCCCAAGATGCCATTGTTCAGATTTTGAATCGGGCTTTAACCGACACGGACAAGGGACTTGGGCTGTCATCGGAGGTTTTTTCCAAGGAAGCCATTGAATACATTGCCGCCGCATCCGACGGCGATGCCCGAGCGGCCCTGACAAATCTTGAGGCCTGTGCATTGAACCGTGGAAATGCTAAAACCCTGGACGTGGAAGATGTCCGGACCATGGTCGCCCAAAAACTTTTGCGCCATGACAAGGCCGGCGAAGAGCACTACAATCTGATCTCCGCATTTATCAAGAGTGTGCGGGGCAGTGATCCGGATGCCGCCATGTACTGGCTTGAGCGGATGCTGGCGGCAGGGGATGATCCTATATATATATTGAGGCGGATGATTCGCCTTGCCACCGAAGATATCGGTCTTGCCGATCCCGGCGCCTTGACCATGGCCATGAACGCAGATGCCTCGTTCAGGCGCCTGGGCCGTCCCGAAGGGGACGGTTCTTTGTTCCAGGCCGCGGCGTACCTGGCCACAGCGCCTAAAAGCAATGCCGTGTATCTGGCCCAAAAGCAGGTCCAGGACGCCGTGAAAAAACATGGTGCGCTGCCCGTACCCATGCACATCCGCAACGCGCCCACCCAATTGATGAAACAGATGGGCTATGGCAACGGCTACAAATACGCCCATGATTACAAACACGGATATGCCGCCCAATCCTATCTGCCCGAGCCTCTTGACGGGGAACGGTTTTACCACCCGAGCGCCCGGGGGTATGAAAAAACCGTAAAGCAGCGCCTTGAGGCGTGGCTGGATCTGAAAAAAAACGCCGGAAATACCTGA
- the der gene encoding ribosome biogenesis GTPase Der has translation MKPVVALVGRPNVGKSTLFNRITQSRQALVDDMPGVTRDRQYADTQWEDKQFTLVDTGGFLSADDDFFASQIKEQLLRAVDQADILVFIMDGRAGLSPYDRDLADLLRRTEKPVLYLVNKVESLHRQEDELGEFYTLGVDKFYKVSAEHGLGVGDFLSDLVAMLPGAPAESEEKVEDDETGPIRIAIIGRPNVGKSSLANRLFGEQRVVVNDKAGTTRDAIELSVKCNGREFILKDTAGIRRKGKVTDKLEKFSILKALDSMDDCDVALILIDCSEGITDQDITIAGYAEKRGCGAIFLLNKWDLVDKSEKGQQAFFNELRQKAKFLSYAPVITISAKTGQRCHKIFNEVEQVYKEYCHRINTGMVNRIIEDAVYRDEPSLHKGRRLKFFYAAQVAIKPPTFVCFVNYPDAVHFSYKRYLVNQLRQMIPLNLTPVNLYFREKTGKIEFSGNTREFRRIQEKKKRIVTKREKQRKEQSRKKRERDQKNTL, from the coding sequence ATGAAACCGGTTGTGGCCCTTGTGGGCCGCCCCAATGTTGGAAAATCCACACTGTTTAACAGAATAACACAATCCCGTCAGGCCCTGGTGGATGACATGCCCGGTGTGACCCGGGACCGGCAGTATGCCGATACGCAGTGGGAGGATAAACAGTTTACCCTGGTTGATACCGGTGGGTTTTTAAGTGCGGATGATGATTTTTTTGCATCCCAGATTAAAGAACAGCTGTTGCGAGCCGTGGACCAGGCCGATATCCTGGTGTTTATTATGGACGGCCGGGCAGGGCTTTCCCCCTACGATCGGGATCTTGCCGATCTTTTGCGCCGCACCGAAAAACCGGTTCTTTATCTGGTTAATAAGGTTGAAAGTCTGCACCGCCAGGAAGACGAGCTCGGGGAGTTCTACACCCTGGGTGTGGACAAGTTTTACAAGGTATCCGCCGAACATGGTCTGGGGGTAGGGGATTTCCTTTCGGATCTGGTGGCCATGCTGCCGGGTGCCCCCGCGGAATCTGAGGAGAAGGTGGAAGATGACGAAACCGGTCCCATTCGCATTGCCATTATCGGGCGGCCCAACGTGGGCAAATCATCCCTGGCCAACCGGCTTTTCGGCGAACAACGGGTGGTGGTCAATGATAAAGCAGGCACCACCCGGGATGCCATTGAGTTGTCCGTGAAATGTAACGGTCGGGAATTTATCCTGAAAGATACCGCAGGCATCCGCCGCAAGGGCAAGGTGACGGATAAACTTGAAAAATTTTCCATCCTCAAGGCCCTGGACAGCATGGACGACTGTGATGTGGCCCTGATTCTCATCGATTGTTCCGAAGGCATCACGGACCAGGATATCACCATTGCAGGGTATGCCGAAAAAAGAGGGTGCGGCGCGATTTTTCTGCTCAATAAATGGGATCTTGTGGACAAGTCCGAAAAAGGACAGCAGGCGTTTTTTAACGAGCTGCGCCAGAAGGCAAAATTTCTCTCCTATGCCCCTGTCATCACCATTTCCGCCAAAACCGGCCAGCGCTGCCACAAAATTTTTAATGAGGTTGAACAGGTATATAAGGAATACTGCCACAGAATTAACACCGGCATGGTCAATCGGATCATCGAGGACGCCGTGTACAGAGATGAGCCATCCCTTCACAAGGGGCGGCGCCTCAAATTTTTTTATGCCGCCCAGGTGGCGATCAAACCCCCCACGTTTGTCTGTTTTGTCAACTATCCGGACGCCGTACACTTTTCATATAAACGGTACCTGGTCAACCAGCTGCGCCAGATGATCCCCTTGAACCTGACGCCAGTGAACCTTTATTTCAGGGAAAAAACGGGTAAAATTGAGTTCTCCGGCAACACAAGGGAGTTCCGGCGAATCCAGGAGAAAAAAAAGCGGATTGTTACAAAGCGGGAGAAACAGCGCAAGGAACAGAGCCGTAAAAAACGCGAACGGGATCAGAAAAATACATTGTAA
- a CDS encoding acetyl-CoA C-acetyltransferase → MQEVVIVSGVRTAVGNFGGSLKNVPVVELGTCVMKETLKCAGLKPVLDPGNGGVSPETLKDQGMIDIERSGYDYADDLAEIYVDEVIMGNVLQAGQGQNTARQAMIGAGINRTTPAMTVNKICGSGLKAIALGAQAIMAGQAEVILAGGQESMSNAPMALPKARWGHRMELTGEGPVRDLMVYDGLYEIFYGYHMGQTAENIVEKYGITRQEQDELALLSHARAFGAVHDGTFDQEIVPVVIKNSKGDIVVNKDERPMETSMEKLAKLRPAFRKDGSVTAGNASGINDGAAAVLMMTAQRAEELGLKVLAKIKGFAAGGLDPAYMGLGPVPAVKRVLKQTGMALSDIDMIELNEAFAAQAIGCMRELDIDVEKPNELGSGLSLGHPIGCTGARQMVTAIHQMERKRYGTGLISMCIGGGMGMAMIIER, encoded by the coding sequence ATGCAAGAGGTTGTAATTGTAAGTGGTGTCAGAACAGCTGTGGGAAATTTTGGCGGGTCTCTGAAAAATGTGCCGGTGGTGGAATTGGGCACCTGTGTCATGAAAGAGACATTAAAATGTGCCGGGCTCAAACCGGTTCTTGATCCGGGTAATGGGGGCGTTTCTCCTGAAACCCTGAAAGATCAGGGGATGATAGATATTGAGCGTTCGGGGTATGATTACGCCGATGACCTGGCGGAGATCTATGTGGATGAAGTCATCATGGGCAACGTGCTCCAGGCAGGCCAGGGACAGAATACCGCCCGCCAGGCCATGATCGGTGCCGGTATTAACCGCACAACCCCGGCCATGACCGTGAACAAAATCTGCGGCTCCGGCCTGAAAGCCATTGCCTTGGGTGCCCAGGCCATTATGGCGGGCCAGGCCGAGGTGATTCTGGCTGGCGGTCAGGAAAGCATGAGCAATGCCCCCATGGCACTGCCCAAGGCCAGATGGGGCCATCGCATGGAGCTTACCGGCGAGGGACCGGTCCGTGACCTGATGGTGTATGACGGGCTTTATGAAATTTTTTACGGCTACCACATGGGCCAGACGGCAGAAAATATCGTTGAAAAATACGGGATTACCCGGCAGGAACAGGACGAGCTTGCGCTTTTGAGCCATGCCAGAGCATTTGGTGCGGTTCATGACGGTACCTTTGACCAGGAAATTGTTCCCGTTGTGATTAAAAACAGCAAAGGGGACATTGTGGTAAACAAAGATGAACGCCCCATGGAAACCAGTATGGAAAAATTGGCTAAGCTGCGTCCGGCGTTCAGAAAAGACGGCAGCGTAACCGCGGGCAATGCATCAGGCATCAATGACGGTGCCGCGGCCGTGCTCATGATGACGGCCCAACGCGCCGAGGAACTTGGCCTTAAGGTGCTGGCAAAGATTAAAGGCTTTGCGGCCGGCGGCCTTGATCCGGCGTACATGGGGCTGGGGCCTGTACCGGCAGTGAAACGGGTGCTGAAACAAACCGGTATGGCATTGTCGGACATTGATATGATCGAACTGAATGAAGCCTTTGCCGCCCAGGCCATCGGCTGCATGAGGGAATTGGATATCGATGTGGAAAAACCCAATGAACTGGGGTCGGGTCTCTCTTTGGGGCATCCCATCGGCTGCACGGGTGCCCGCCAGATGGTCACGGCCATTCATCAGATGGAAAGAAAGCGTTACGGTACCGGTCTGATTTCCATGTGCATTGGTGGCGGTATGGGCATGGCAATGATTATAGAACGTTAG
- a CDS encoding prenyltransferase/squalene oxidase repeat-containing protein: protein MKLLSIRFRLFGRSIVALLILLTLFFPSESSSQNLFAPNHDTLSLKHELTRTYQMAYAFFKKKQNPDGSWSDSKFPALTGLAVYALLTSPEYINAESKPDFITQALDYIISNVHENGGIYNEGSPSYNTSICLLALLATRNPEFYPTIIKARNYIATCQMDQGKKGIADKTFDGGIGYGSQQHPDMHDTCIALEAIQSSQFLESDHRASVDKHHKNTTLNRDLVLNFITRCQNFTDYNEPPRSIAAEKNKGGFVDYPGFSKAGEETLPNGIQILRTYGSMTCTGLLSFAFTDFEKDDPRVQAAYEWLKKNYTLDENPGLGQQGLYYYYYSMAKALTLYGDDNFLRENGRRINWRKDMAVKFINKQKSDGSWLNEAGGNWENGPVIVTAYVLISLNMITALI from the coding sequence ATGAAACTTTTGTCTATTAGATTCAGATTGTTTGGCAGATCGATCGTTGCCCTTCTGATTCTCCTTACACTTTTTTTCCCTTCTGAGTCCTCTTCTCAAAACCTTTTTGCACCAAACCATGACACGCTTTCCCTTAAACATGAATTAACGCGGACCTACCAAATGGCCTATGCGTTTTTTAAAAAAAAACAAAATCCTGACGGCTCATGGTCAGATTCGAAGTTTCCCGCCTTGACAGGGCTCGCCGTCTATGCGTTATTAACTTCCCCTGAATATATCAATGCCGAATCAAAGCCAGATTTTATCACCCAAGCCCTTGATTATATAATTTCCAATGTTCACGAAAACGGAGGGATTTATAACGAAGGATCTCCAAGTTACAACACATCGATTTGTCTATTGGCCCTGCTGGCAACAAGAAATCCCGAATTTTATCCTACTATAATTAAGGCAAGAAACTACATTGCAACATGCCAGATGGATCAAGGAAAAAAAGGTATCGCAGACAAAACATTTGACGGCGGCATCGGATATGGAAGCCAACAACATCCAGACATGCATGATACATGCATTGCCCTTGAGGCCATACAATCAAGTCAATTCCTTGAATCCGACCATCGGGCATCAGTAGATAAACATCATAAAAATACGACTCTCAACCGGGATTTGGTATTAAACTTTATAACCCGGTGCCAAAATTTTACCGATTACAATGAACCACCCAGGTCAATTGCAGCTGAAAAGAATAAAGGAGGATTTGTTGATTACCCAGGCTTTAGCAAAGCTGGTGAAGAAACACTTCCAAACGGCATACAAATACTACGCACATATGGCAGTATGACCTGTACAGGACTATTAAGCTTTGCATTCACCGATTTTGAGAAAGATGATCCGCGTGTCCAGGCCGCTTATGAATGGCTGAAAAAAAATTACACGTTGGATGAAAATCCCGGTCTTGGCCAACAAGGGCTGTATTATTACTATTATTCAATGGCCAAAGCGTTGACCCTTTACGGTGATGATAATTTTTTACGGGAAAATGGCCGGAGAATCAACTGGCGCAAGGATATGGCGGTAAAATTTATCAACAAACAAAAATCCGACGGATCATGGCTGAATGAGGCAGGTGGCAACTGGGAGAATGGTCCGGTTATAGTGACAGCTTATGTCCTGATTAGTTTAAATATGATAACCGCCCTGATATAA
- a CDS encoding YitT family protein, which translates to MDKTAAMTMEHTVMAHPVPGAKNMLTGTAAFNSILYNASLITLGSVLCAWTINTILVPHQFLSGGLAGVALIIHYLWPQASVGSINFLLNIPILMVGWFYVGRRFLLYSIFGMVVFSMAVEWIPATAPIEDPMLAALLCGVVFGVGCALILKSLGSAGGIDIISVILLKQFSIKLGSTTLFVNAAILMVSMVLFPMEAILYTLIHIFITSRVIELVITGMNKRKAVFIVSKQWQDIQQQIFKQLNRGVTIINGCGGYTGEEANLLYTVVTFGELNRLKTLVKKTDPNTFLVVSDTVEVMGHGIGNQPHW; encoded by the coding sequence TTGGACAAGACGGCCGCAATGACAATGGAACATACCGTGATGGCACATCCAGTGCCCGGCGCAAAAAACATGTTGACCGGAACCGCAGCCTTCAACAGTATTTTATACAACGCATCCTTAATCACCCTGGGGTCCGTTCTTTGTGCATGGACCATCAATACAATCCTTGTACCGCATCAGTTTTTGAGCGGAGGTCTGGCCGGGGTTGCCTTGATCATACACTATCTTTGGCCCCAGGCATCGGTGGGCAGCATCAATTTTCTGTTGAATATCCCGATTCTAATGGTGGGCTGGTTTTATGTAGGCCGGCGCTTTTTGCTTTACAGCATTTTCGGGATGGTTGTTTTTTCCATGGCTGTGGAATGGATTCCCGCCACCGCGCCCATTGAAGATCCCATGCTGGCCGCCCTGCTTTGCGGCGTTGTGTTTGGTGTGGGCTGTGCACTCATATTAAAATCCCTGGGCTCAGCCGGCGGCATTGATATTATATCGGTGATCCTGCTCAAACAATTCTCCATTAAACTTGGCTCCACAACACTTTTTGTAAATGCAGCAATCCTTATGGTGTCCATGGTTCTGTTTCCCATGGAAGCCATTCTTTATACGTTGATTCACATATTTATAACTTCCCGGGTGATTGAACTGGTCATAACGGGCATGAATAAACGAAAGGCCGTGTTCATCGTCTCCAAACAGTGGCAGGATATCCAGCAGCAGATTTTCAAACAGTTAAACCGTGGCGTGACTATCATTAACGGATGCGGCGGATATACGGGGGAAGAGGCAAATCTGCTGTATACCGTTGTCACTTTTGGCGAGTTGAATCGGTTAAAGACCCTTGTAAAAAAGACAGACCCAAATACATTTCTGGTGGTTTCCGATACCGTTGAAGTGATGGGACATGGTATCGGGAACCAGCCTCACTGGTAA
- a CDS encoding VTT domain-containing protein: MKLIFKLILLFLLLTFAFVVVYEICGQNLEFLLSQEKCIAWFSRTKSFAWVMGIVLLISDILLPVPATGIMAALGSVYGPWVGGVASFIGSVGAGLVGYGIAKFFGQKASARIASQEEIERFKLFFDRWGAYAIILSRIMPVIPEVITMLAGLSRMNFRRFLLALIGGSLPVSFLFSWMGSYSGLAPGIGIFLAVLIPALLWPFFIKLISVKN; encoded by the coding sequence ATGAAACTGATTTTTAAGCTTATACTGCTGTTTCTTCTTCTGACATTTGCTTTTGTCGTTGTCTATGAAATCTGCGGGCAGAATCTTGAATTTTTGCTTAGCCAGGAAAAATGCATTGCATGGTTTTCCAGGACCAAATCCTTCGCCTGGGTAATGGGAATTGTTCTTTTAATTTCAGATATCCTTCTGCCGGTCCCTGCAACGGGGATTATGGCTGCATTGGGATCGGTTTATGGGCCCTGGGTCGGGGGAGTTGCAAGTTTTATCGGTTCTGTCGGCGCCGGGTTGGTAGGATATGGTATTGCGAAATTTTTTGGCCAGAAGGCCAGCGCAAGAATTGCTTCCCAAGAAGAGATAGAACGATTTAAATTGTTTTTTGACAGATGGGGGGCGTATGCTATTATCCTGAGCCGAATTATGCCTGTTATACCAGAGGTCATAACTATGCTGGCGGGGCTCTCGAGAATGAACTTTCGCCGGTTTTTATTGGCGCTTATCGGAGGTTCGCTCCCTGTATCTTTTCTTTTTTCCTGGATGGGCTCCTATTCCGGATTGGCACCAGGAATAGGGATTTTTCTTGCTGTATTGATTCCTGCTCTTTTATGGCCTTTTTTTATAAAGTTAATTTCAGTAAAGAACTGA